Proteins encoded by one window of Streptomyces sp. ALI-76-A:
- a CDS encoding metallopeptidase family protein: MLEMTREEFEELVAEALDRIPPELTRLMDNVAVFVEDEPPADDPELLGLYEGTPLTDRGEWYAGVLPDRITIYRGPTLRMCETRQEVVEETEVTVVHEIAHHFGIDDARLHALGYG; this comes from the coding sequence GTGCTGGAGATGACGCGTGAGGAGTTCGAGGAACTGGTCGCCGAGGCCCTGGACCGGATCCCGCCGGAGTTGACGCGGCTGATGGACAACGTCGCGGTGTTCGTCGAGGACGAACCGCCGGCGGACGATCCGGAGCTGCTGGGGCTGTACGAGGGGACTCCGCTGACCGACCGGGGGGAGTGGTACGCGGGCGTGCTGCCGGACCGGATCACCATCTACCGGGGGCCGACCCTGCGGATGTGCGAGACGCGGCAGGAGGTCGTCGAGGAGACCGAGGTCACGGTCGTGCACGAGATCGCGCACCACTTCGGGATCGACGACGCCCGGCTGCACGCACTGGGGTACGGGTGA
- a CDS encoding VCBS repeat-containing protein: MPFGDLSGDRCNDVLVRYSSGALRLYKPGCGAPVKPSAPYTSLGTSGWSQYEVLTSPGDVSGDGRPDLLARATSTGTLYLYKGTSTGKLSARVKLYDNWKTYKKIVGAGDLNGDGIGDLLVQDTAHTLYRCCGKGDGTFAARTRLFTNWGGSYNTVVGVGDITDDGRADLVSRDSGGTLWRNNGDGKGSFGARAQLGTGWQGYKSLT, encoded by the coding sequence GTGCCGTTCGGTGATCTGAGCGGGGACCGCTGCAACGACGTCCTGGTGCGGTACAGCAGCGGTGCGTTGCGCCTGTACAAGCCGGGCTGCGGTGCCCCGGTCAAGCCGTCGGCGCCGTACACGTCGCTGGGCACCAGCGGCTGGAGCCAGTACGAGGTGCTGACCTCGCCCGGTGACGTCAGCGGGGACGGCCGCCCGGACCTGCTCGCCCGCGCCACCTCCACCGGCACGCTCTACCTGTACAAGGGCACCAGCACGGGCAAGCTGTCCGCCCGGGTGAAGCTCTACGACAACTGGAAGACGTACAAGAAGATCGTCGGGGCCGGTGACCTGAACGGCGACGGCATCGGCGACCTGCTGGTCCAGGACACCGCCCACACCCTGTACCGCTGCTGCGGCAAGGGCGACGGTACCTTCGCGGCCCGCACCAGGCTGTTCACCAACTGGGGCGGCTCCTACAACACCGTCGTCGGCGTCGGCGACATCACCGACGACGGCAGGGCCGACCTCGTCTCCCGCGACAGCGGCGGCACCCTGTGGCGCAACAACGGCGACGGCAAGGGCTCCTTCGGCGCCCGCGCGCAGCTCGGCACCGGCTGGCAGGGCTACAAGTCCCTGACCTAG
- a CDS encoding ATP-binding cassette domain-containing protein yields the protein MHTASPPAVVAEGLAFGYSSGGGLTRADLTLDTGVMAAVEGPSGSGKSTLLALLGLILSPGAGSLYISGTDTGALSQAERDLLRRRSIGIVLQDLGLLTFLNAWENVAAAFGPPLARHRTTARALLGDLGLAQLADAPVTELSGGQRQRIAVARAAVKQPVLVLADEPTSGLDPRTANSVIQALRSCADQGAAVLLVTHDPAVAASCDQRYVLDEGVLTTAARETSRTNACGEKLG from the coding sequence ATGCACACCGCCTCTCCACCCGCCGTCGTGGCCGAGGGCCTGGCTTTCGGCTACTCGTCCGGCGGGGGTCTGACCCGTGCGGATCTCACCCTCGACACGGGAGTGATGGCCGCCGTCGAGGGACCCTCCGGGTCCGGCAAGAGCACCCTGCTCGCTCTTCTCGGACTGATCCTCTCGCCGGGCGCGGGCTCCCTGTACATCTCCGGTACGGACACCGGTGCCCTGTCCCAGGCCGAGCGGGATCTCCTGCGTCGCCGCTCGATCGGCATCGTCCTACAGGATCTGGGGCTCCTGACCTTCCTCAACGCCTGGGAGAACGTGGCCGCCGCCTTCGGCCCCCCGCTCGCCCGACACCGTACGACGGCCCGTGCGCTGCTCGGCGACCTGGGTCTGGCACAGCTGGCCGATGCGCCGGTCACCGAACTCTCCGGCGGACAGCGGCAACGGATCGCCGTCGCCCGGGCGGCCGTGAAGCAGCCGGTGCTCGTGCTGGCCGACGAGCCGACCTCGGGCCTCGACCCCAGGACCGCGAACTCCGTGATCCAGGCCCTGCGTTCGTGCGCCGACCAAGGAGCGGCCGTGCTGCTCGTCACGCATGACCCCGCGGTCGCCGCGAGCTGCGACCAGCGTTACGTCCTCGACGAGGGAGTGCTGACGACCGCCGCTCGGGAGACCTCCCGCACCAACGCCTGTGGGGAGAAGCTGGGATGA
- a CDS encoding amino acid permease has translation MTDDATASGHTGLSGLSDEERLAQLGYTQVLARRMSAFSNYAVSFTIISVLSGCLTLYLFGMNTGGPAVITWGWVAVGLMTLFVGLAMAEICSAYPTSAGLYFWAHRLAPPRTAAAWAWFTGWFNVLGQVAVTAGIDFGAASFLGAYLNLQFGFEVTPGRTVLLFAGILVLHGLLNTFGVRIVGLLNSVSVWWHVLGVAVIVGALTFVPDEHQSASFVFGEFVNNTGWGSGVYVVLLGLLMAQYTFTGYDASAHMTEETRDASTAGPKGIVRSIWTSWIAGFVLLLGFTFAIQSYDGARTSPTGAPPAQILLDALGATAGKLLLLVVIGAQLFCGMASVTANSRMIYAFSRDGALPYSRVWHTVNPRTRTPVAAVWLAAGGALVLGLPYLINVTAYAAVTSIAVIGLYIAYVIPTLLRLRKGEDFERGPWHLGRWSRAVGVVAVGWVGLITVLFMLPQVSPVTWETFNYAPFAVLAVLGFAATWWFASARHWFLNPDHERTLAREAARVNTPEPVDP, from the coding sequence ATGACAGATGACGCCACAGCGAGCGGGCACACCGGTCTCTCGGGTCTCTCGGACGAGGAACGGCTTGCCCAGCTCGGCTACACGCAGGTTCTCGCCCGCCGCATGTCGGCGTTCTCCAACTACGCGGTCTCCTTCACGATCATCTCGGTCCTGTCGGGCTGCCTGACGCTGTACCTGTTCGGGATGAACACCGGCGGCCCGGCGGTGATCACATGGGGCTGGGTGGCCGTCGGCCTGATGACGCTGTTCGTCGGGCTGGCCATGGCCGAGATCTGCTCGGCCTACCCGACGTCGGCGGGCCTGTACTTCTGGGCGCACCGCCTGGCCCCGCCCCGGACCGCGGCCGCCTGGGCGTGGTTCACGGGCTGGTTCAACGTGCTCGGCCAGGTGGCGGTGACCGCCGGCATCGACTTCGGGGCGGCGTCGTTCCTCGGCGCGTACCTGAACCTCCAGTTCGGCTTCGAGGTGACACCGGGCCGGACGGTCCTGCTGTTCGCCGGGATCCTGGTGCTGCACGGCCTGCTGAACACCTTCGGCGTCCGGATCGTCGGGCTGCTCAACAGCGTGAGCGTGTGGTGGCACGTGCTGGGCGTGGCGGTGATCGTCGGCGCGCTGACCTTCGTCCCCGACGAACACCAGTCGGCGTCCTTCGTGTTCGGCGAGTTCGTGAACAACACCGGCTGGGGCAGCGGGGTCTACGTCGTGCTGCTGGGCCTCCTGATGGCCCAGTACACCTTCACCGGCTACGACGCCTCCGCCCACATGACGGAGGAGACCCGCGACGCGTCCACCGCGGGCCCCAAGGGCATCGTCCGCTCGATCTGGACGTCCTGGATAGCGGGTTTCGTGCTGCTGCTCGGCTTCACCTTCGCGATCCAGTCGTACGACGGGGCCCGCACCTCGCCGACGGGAGCGCCGCCGGCCCAGATCCTGCTGGACGCCCTCGGCGCGACGGCGGGCAAGCTGCTGCTGCTGGTGGTGATCGGGGCGCAGCTGTTCTGCGGCATGGCGTCGGTGACGGCCAACAGCCGCATGATCTACGCCTTCTCCCGAGACGGGGCGCTGCCGTACTCGCGGGTCTGGCACACGGTGAACCCGCGCACGCGCACACCCGTGGCGGCGGTGTGGCTGGCGGCGGGCGGCGCGCTGGTGCTCGGTCTGCCGTATCTGATCAACGTGACGGCGTACGCGGCGGTGACCTCGATCGCCGTGATCGGCCTGTACATCGCCTACGTCATCCCGACCCTGCTGCGCCTGCGCAAGGGCGAGGACTTCGAACGGGGCCCGTGGCACCTGGGCCGCTGGTCGCGGGCGGTGGGCGTGGTGGCGGTCGGCTGGGTCGGCCTGATCACGGTCCTCTTCATGCTGCCGCAGGTCTCCCCGGTCACCTGGGAGACCTTCAACTACGCCCCGTTCGCGGTCCTCGCCGTCCTCGGCTTCGCGGCCACCTGGTGGTTCGCCTCGGCCCGGCACTGGTTCCTCAACCCCGACCACGAGCGGACCCTGGCGAGGGAGGCGGCCCGCGTGAACACGCCCGAACCGGTCGATCCCTGA
- a CDS encoding PH domain-containing protein encodes MVAFSVRPDIDAAAEKLSSAFGAKREIQRLPGVLWEGETVELLATGVYGKGNGLLAMTNQRLVFYFHGVMSQKVEDFPYGRITSVQWSGGMLMGTLTVFASGNKAEIKQVPKDQGTALADLLRQRISGVPAAQPAASTPAAAQAQAQAPSPAPAPAAPAAPASGGQDVAARLQTLEQLRTQDLISDEEYTERRTRILDSL; translated from the coding sequence ATGGTGGCGTTCAGCGTGCGGCCGGACATCGACGCGGCGGCGGAGAAGCTGTCCAGCGCTTTCGGGGCGAAGCGTGAGATCCAGAGGCTGCCCGGAGTGCTGTGGGAGGGTGAGACGGTCGAACTGCTCGCCACGGGGGTGTATGGCAAGGGCAACGGCCTGCTGGCGATGACGAATCAGCGGCTGGTCTTCTACTTCCACGGGGTGATGTCCCAGAAGGTGGAGGACTTCCCGTACGGCCGGATCACCTCGGTGCAGTGGTCGGGCGGCATGCTGATGGGCACCCTGACGGTGTTCGCGTCGGGCAACAAGGCCGAGATCAAGCAGGTGCCGAAGGACCAGGGCACGGCACTGGCCGATCTGCTGCGCCAGCGGATCTCGGGCGTACCGGCGGCGCAGCCTGCGGCCTCCACCCCTGCCGCTGCTCAGGCCCAGGCCCAGGCTCCGTCTCCTGCCCCTGCCCCTGCCGCGCCGGCTGCTCCGGCCTCCGGAGGACAGGACGTGGCCGCACGTCTTCAGACGCTGGAACAGCTCCGGACGCAGGACCTGATCTCGGACGAGGAGTACACCGAGCGACGCACCCGGATCCTCGACAGCCTGTAG
- a CDS encoding metallophosphoesterase, producing the protein MARVPVAVRTLMHPFRRAPRALVRHYRTRRPHPAVELVPQSHPWVRALGLLTVVVLGAWLGLLIVGNVRTPVGPMDTTMTLRPSLTGGTKINVSPLGALQLDSHHAPVRLDVNVDQLDPVRSQALVDHPERLTGLQDEVSRDVRHGTLDLAVRSCVAVVSGATALGLAVYRRPRRALAAGGLALTLLAASGGSAYATWNPESVLEPRFSGLLSSAPSLVGNARSIVTEFDVYQKELARLVTNVTKLYDATSTLPAYAPDPSTIRVLHVSDIHLNPASWKIIGSLVEQYKVDVIVDSGDTMDHGSAAENGFLDPVADLGAPYVWVRGNHDSMITQRYLDRMKNVHVLDDGRAETVAGLRFAGIGDPQFTPDRSARPGAEASQELAGARLASALRDQRAAGTPVDIAVAHEPSAAREVDGTVPMVLAGHVHHNEMEVMRYGTRLRIEGSTGGSGLRAVEGKYPDPIEASILYMDRDSRRLQAWDEIKLGGLGLTTAEVSRHLVEENQPSGTASPSESSSPSGTPSTTPRPSSPAPSPTAP; encoded by the coding sequence ATGGCCCGCGTCCCCGTAGCCGTCCGCACACTCATGCACCCTTTCCGCAGAGCCCCGCGTGCCCTGGTCCGGCACTACCGCACCCGCCGGCCCCACCCGGCCGTCGAACTCGTCCCCCAGTCGCACCCCTGGGTCCGTGCCCTCGGTCTCCTCACGGTCGTCGTGCTCGGCGCCTGGCTGGGCCTGCTGATCGTCGGCAACGTACGGACGCCGGTCGGCCCGATGGACACGACGATGACCCTGCGCCCGTCGCTCACCGGCGGCACGAAGATCAACGTCTCCCCGCTCGGCGCGCTGCAACTGGACAGCCACCACGCCCCGGTCCGCCTGGACGTCAACGTCGACCAGCTGGACCCGGTCCGCTCACAGGCCCTCGTCGACCACCCCGAGCGCCTCACCGGCCTCCAGGACGAGGTCAGCCGGGACGTGCGGCACGGCACCCTCGACCTCGCCGTCCGCTCCTGCGTCGCCGTCGTCTCCGGCGCCACCGCCCTCGGCCTCGCGGTCTACCGCCGTCCGCGCCGCGCCCTGGCGGCCGGCGGCCTGGCGCTGACCCTCCTGGCCGCCTCGGGCGGATCGGCGTACGCCACCTGGAACCCCGAGTCCGTCCTGGAGCCGAGGTTCTCGGGCCTGCTCTCCTCGGCCCCGTCCCTCGTCGGCAACGCGCGCAGCATCGTCACCGAGTTCGACGTCTACCAGAAGGAACTGGCCCGCCTGGTGACGAACGTGACCAAGCTGTACGACGCCACCTCCACCCTCCCCGCCTACGCGCCCGACCCGTCCACCATCCGCGTCCTGCACGTCTCCGACATCCACCTCAACCCGGCGAGCTGGAAGATCATCGGCTCGCTGGTGGAGCAGTACAAGGTGGACGTGATCGTGGACTCCGGCGACACCATGGACCACGGCTCGGCGGCGGAGAACGGCTTCCTGGACCCGGTCGCGGACCTCGGAGCGCCGTACGTCTGGGTGCGCGGCAACCACGACTCGATGATCACCCAGCGCTATCTGGACCGCATGAAGAACGTGCACGTGCTGGACGACGGCCGGGCCGAGACCGTCGCGGGCCTGCGGTTTGCCGGCATCGGCGACCCCCAGTTCACCCCGGACCGCTCGGCACGGCCCGGCGCCGAGGCGTCCCAGGAGCTGGCCGGCGCCCGCCTGGCCTCGGCCCTGCGCGACCAGCGGGCGGCCGGCACCCCCGTCGACATCGCCGTCGCCCACGAACCGTCGGCGGCCCGCGAGGTCGACGGCACGGTCCCGATGGTCCTGGCCGGCCACGTCCACCACAACGAGATGGAGGTCATGCGGTACGGCACCCGGCTGCGGATCGAGGGCTCGACCGGCGGCAGCGGCCTGCGCGCCGTGGAGGGCAAGTACCCCGACCCCATCGAGGCGTCGATCCTCTACATGGACCGCGACAGCCGTCGCCTCCAGGCGTGGGACGAGATCAAGCTGGGCGGCCTCGGCCTGACGACGGCCGAGGTCAGCCGCCACCTCGTGGAGGAGAACCAGCCGAGCGGCACCGCGTCCCCGTCCGAGTCCTCGTCCCCCTCCGGGACCCCGTCCACGACCCCGAGGCCGTCCTCACCCGCCCCCTCCCCCACCGCCCCGTAA
- a CDS encoding DEAD/DEAH box helicase, translating into MSISLTDHAVAPENGENDEATGTPEVTFATLGLPEGVVRKLAQNGVTAPFPIQAATIPDALAGKDILGRGRTGSGKTLSFGLPLLTRLSEGHTEKKKPRGIILTPTRELAMQVADALQPYGDVLGLKMKVVCGGTSMSNQIYALERGVDVLVATPGRLRDIITRGACSLENVEVAVLDEADQMSDLGFLPEVTELLDQIPGGGQRMLFSATMENEISTLVKRYLTNPVTHEVDSAQGNVTTMSHHILIVKPKDKAPVTAAIASRKGRTIIFVRTQLGADRIAEQLCDAGVKADALHGGMTQGARTRVLEDFKKGYVNTLVATDVAARGIHVDGIDLVLNVDPAGDHKDYLHRAGRTARAGRTGTVVSLSLPHQRRQIFRLMEDAGVDAGRHIIQGGAAFDPEVAEITGARSMTEVQAESAGNAAQQAEREVADLTKQLERAQRRAVELREEADRLVARAARERGEDPETAVAEAQAALAAAVEVSVPEQPMAQDVDKAERSFERRDNDRGGFRRDDRGGNDRGGRSFERRDDRGGFNRDRDGGREGGRSFERRDNDRGGFRRDDRGGSDRGGRTFERRDDRGGFNRDRDGGREGGRSFERRDNDRGGFRRDDRGGNDRGGRTFERRDDRGDRGDRTDRPARSFERRDNDRGGFRRDERPAAGRSFERRDDRGGHRGSDRPFNRDRQADRPGFRPGGHDRPTSRRDDHRTTGTGTGTGSFGRRDDKPRWKRNG; encoded by the coding sequence ATGTCCATTTCCCTTACTGATCACGCTGTCGCGCCCGAGAACGGCGAGAACGACGAGGCGACCGGGACCCCCGAGGTCACCTTCGCCACGCTCGGTCTCCCCGAGGGCGTCGTGCGCAAGCTGGCGCAGAACGGCGTGACCGCCCCCTTCCCGATCCAGGCGGCGACCATCCCGGACGCCCTGGCCGGCAAGGACATCCTCGGCCGCGGCCGCACCGGCTCCGGCAAGACCCTCTCCTTCGGTCTGCCGCTGCTGACGCGCCTGTCCGAGGGCCACACGGAGAAGAAGAAGCCCCGCGGCATCATCCTGACGCCGACGCGTGAGCTCGCGATGCAGGTCGCGGACGCCCTCCAGCCGTACGGCGACGTGCTCGGCCTGAAGATGAAGGTCGTCTGCGGCGGTACGTCGATGAGCAACCAGATCTACGCCCTGGAGCGTGGCGTGGACGTGCTGGTCGCCACGCCGGGCCGGCTGCGCGACATCATCACCCGCGGCGCCTGCTCCCTGGAGAACGTCGAGGTCGCCGTTCTCGACGAGGCCGACCAGATGTCCGACCTGGGCTTCCTGCCCGAGGTCACCGAGCTGCTCGACCAGATCCCGGGCGGCGGCCAGCGCATGCTGTTCTCGGCCACGATGGAGAACGAGATCTCCACGCTGGTCAAGCGCTACCTGACCAACCCGGTCACGCACGAGGTCGACAGTGCCCAGGGCAACGTCACGACCATGTCGCACCACATCCTCATCGTGAAGCCCAAGGACAAGGCGCCGGTCACCGCCGCGATCGCCTCCCGCAAGGGCCGCACGATCATCTTCGTCCGCACCCAGCTGGGCGCCGACCGCATCGCCGAGCAGCTCTGCGACGCCGGTGTGAAGGCCGACGCGCTGCACGGCGGGATGACGCAGGGCGCGCGTACCCGCGTGCTGGAGGACTTCAAGAAGGGCTACGTCAACACGCTCGTCGCCACCGACGTCGCCGCGCGCGGCATCCACGTCGACGGCATCGACCTCGTGCTGAACGTCGACCCGGCCGGTGACCACAAGGACTACCTGCACCGCGCCGGCCGTACGGCCCGTGCCGGCCGTACCGGAACCGTCGTCTCGCTGTCGCTGCCGCACCAGCGCCGGCAGATCTTCCGCCTCATGGAGGACGCCGGCGTCGACGCCGGACGGCACATCATCCAGGGCGGCGCGGCCTTCGACCCGGAGGTCGCCGAGATCACCGGCGCCCGGTCGATGACCGAGGTCCAGGCCGAGTCCGCGGGCAACGCGGCGCAGCAGGCCGAGCGTGAGGTCGCGGACCTCACCAAGCAGCTGGAGCGGGCGCAGCGGCGCGCGGTCGAGCTGCGCGAGGAGGCCGACCGGCTGGTCGCCCGGGCCGCCCGCGAGCGCGGTGAGGACCCGGAGACCGCGGTGGCCGAGGCGCAGGCGGCGCTCGCCGCGGCGGTCGAGGTGTCCGTGCCGGAGCAGCCGATGGCGCAGGACGTCGACAAGGCGGAGCGTTCCTTCGAGCGCCGGGACAACGACCGTGGCGGGTTCCGCCGGGACGACCGCGGTGGCAACGACCGTGGCGGCCGTTCCTTCGAGCGTCGTGACGACCGGGGTGGCTTCAACCGCGACCGTGACGGTGGCCGCGAGGGTGGCCGTTCCTTCGAGCGCCGGGACAACGACCGTGGCGGGTTCCGCCGGGACGACCGTGGCGGCAGCGACCGTGGCGGCCGCACCTTCGAGCGTCGTGACGACCGGGGCGGGTTCAACCGCGACCGTGACGGTGGCCGCGAGGGTGGCCGTTCCTTCGAGCGCCGGGACAACGACCGTGGCGGGTTCCGCCGGGACGACCGCGGTGGCAACGACCGCGGCGGCCGCACCTTCGAGCGTCGTGACGACCGCGGTGACCGTGGTGACCGCACCGACCGCCCCGCCCGTTCCTTCGAGCGCCGGGACAACGACCGTGGCGGCTTCCGCCGCGACGAGCGTCCGGCCGCCGGCCGCTCCTTCGAGCGCCGTGACGACCGGGGCGGCCACCGTGGCAGCGACCGTCCGTTCAACCGCGACCGCCAGGCCGACCGCCCCGGCTTCCGCCCCGGCGGCCACGACCGTCCGACCAGCCGCCGTGACGACCACCGCACCACCGGCACCGGCACGGGCACCGGCTCCTTCGGCCGCCGTGACGACAAGCCGCGCTGGAAGCGCAACGGCTGA